A single Gemmatimonadota bacterium DNA region contains:
- a CDS encoding surface-adhesin E family protein codes for MHSKLIPALLAVAVLAVSAGAQKAPRHTTAKTRTSSSGPSGAWRSVYNDATVRVALDTTQTKRAPDGTYRVRLRWQYATNQMIGSKHAYRTMVDRKMIDCTTQGIKPVSAQTYDVNGKPVAGYDTPDSQLVQIDWAKRPPGSSAGKAYAAVCGAIRK; via the coding sequence GTGCATAGCAAACTCATTCCGGCGCTGCTCGCCGTGGCAGTATTGGCCGTTTCTGCCGGCGCCCAGAAGGCGCCGCGACACACGACGGCGAAGACCAGGACCAGCAGCTCGGGGCCATCCGGCGCATGGCGCAGCGTCTATAACGACGCCACGGTAAGAGTCGCGCTCGACACAACCCAGACCAAGCGCGCGCCCGACGGCACGTATCGCGTGCGACTCCGTTGGCAGTACGCGACGAACCAGATGATCGGAAGCAAGCACGCCTACCGCACGATGGTCGATCGTAAGATGATCGACTGCACTACGCAGGGAATAAAGCCCGTTTCGGCGCAAACATATGACGTCAACGGGAAGCCGGTCGCCGGCTACGATACGCCGGATTCGCAGCTGGTGCAGATCGATTGGGCCAAACGGCCGCCGGGAA
- a CDS encoding NAD(P)/FAD-dependent oxidoreductase, protein MDQADVVDAIIIGAGAAGLAAAKELRANGRSVIVLEARGRVGGRIFTYRDPSVVVPIELGAEFLHGATPNTDTIIDAAGLTAFDVVGEHWQAREGTFRQVDFWKRIEKVLGKLDEHRTPDRSFRDYLAERAARKRKPKDARARISAIEFVQGFHAADISLVSERWLAKGGDPAASPEDERTGRVVDGYDRVSAWLARDVYDAIELNTVVTRVEWKRGKVVVSCQNAAGELRAVSGRTVIVTVPIGVLQAVAPAPGAITFEPEIPAVTGAVDGLAMGSVLRTVFAFRERFWEMGLRNAPAHGGSGLMSLSFLHSPGADFPVWWTQFPVRAPILVGWVGGPPAAALCAMPDAEIERIALHDLAAHLGTTYERLAGLVTASWMHNWEHDPFSRGAYSYAVVGGSGSARKLSRPIEQTVFFSGEATNTEGRSGTVEGALATGLRAAQGVLQALGQEPIPNQ, encoded by the coding sequence ATGGATCAGGCTGACGTGGTCGACGCGATAATAATCGGAGCGGGTGCGGCTGGCCTCGCCGCGGCAAAGGAGCTGCGCGCAAACGGGCGTAGCGTCATCGTCCTGGAGGCGCGCGGCCGCGTCGGTGGCCGAATCTTCACATACCGCGACCCTTCAGTGGTAGTTCCGATCGAGCTTGGTGCCGAATTTTTACACGGCGCCACTCCCAACACTGATACGATAATCGACGCCGCAGGGTTGACAGCATTCGATGTGGTGGGCGAGCACTGGCAAGCGCGCGAAGGAACTTTCAGGCAGGTCGATTTCTGGAAGCGGATAGAAAAGGTGCTCGGGAAGCTGGACGAGCACCGTACGCCGGACCGGAGCTTCAGGGATTACCTGGCGGAACGAGCGGCGCGGAAGCGCAAGCCAAAAGACGCGCGTGCGCGGATCAGTGCGATCGAATTCGTGCAGGGATTTCACGCTGCCGACATATCACTCGTGAGCGAGCGCTGGCTTGCCAAGGGTGGTGACCCTGCCGCGAGCCCCGAGGATGAACGGACGGGGCGCGTGGTGGATGGTTACGACCGTGTGTCGGCGTGGCTCGCGCGCGACGTCTACGACGCGATCGAGCTCAATACCGTGGTGACGAGAGTCGAGTGGAAGCGCGGAAAGGTCGTCGTGAGCTGCCAGAACGCCGCGGGCGAGCTCCGCGCGGTGTCGGGACGGACGGTGATAGTCACGGTGCCCATCGGTGTGCTGCAGGCCGTGGCACCGGCGCCGGGCGCGATCACGTTCGAGCCCGAAATTCCGGCGGTGACGGGGGCGGTGGATGGTCTCGCAATGGGTAGCGTGCTCCGAACGGTTTTCGCGTTTCGTGAACGCTTCTGGGAAATGGGGCTACGAAACGCCCCCGCGCACGGCGGGAGCGGGCTTATGTCACTCAGCTTCCTGCACAGTCCGGGGGCTGATTTTCCCGTCTGGTGGACCCAGTTTCCGGTGCGCGCCCCGATTCTCGTAGGGTGGGTCGGCGGTCCGCCGGCGGCGGCCCTGTGCGCCATGCCGGACGCGGAAATCGAGCGAATCGCGCTGCACGATCTGGCGGCACACCTCGGTACGACTTATGAGCGGCTGGCCGGTCTGGTGACCGCAAGCTGGATGCATAACTGGGAGCACGATCCGTTCTCGCGCGGGGCCTACAGCTACGCGGTGGTCGGCGGCAGCGGATCAGCGAGGAAGCTTTCAAGACCCATCGAACAGACAGTATTCTTCTCTGGAGAGGCCACGAACACGGAAGGTCGCAGCGGCACTGTCGAAGGCGCGCTGGCCACCGGATTGCGAGCGGCACAAGGAGTGCTCCAAGCTTTGGGGCAAGAACCCATTCCAAACCAGTGA
- a CDS encoding SCO family protein, producing the protein MLAAGCRPASFHGTAYEPPEAAPSVVLQRANGAKFSLADQHGSVVLLYFGYTHCPDVCPTTLSDWKRVKEGLGRDASRVRFVFISVDPDRDDPVTLQHFVSRFDPEFIGATADSATLAGIEHSFHVNSSREESTSAGGYSVTHPSQTFVVDKSGNLRLLYSFGMSTSDMVSDIRQLLRGA; encoded by the coding sequence ATGCTCGCTGCCGGCTGCAGGCCTGCGTCGTTTCACGGCACTGCCTACGAGCCGCCCGAAGCCGCGCCGTCGGTCGTGCTGCAACGGGCCAACGGCGCCAAATTCTCGCTCGCAGACCAGCACGGCTCCGTCGTGCTGCTGTACTTTGGCTACACGCACTGCCCTGACGTCTGCCCGACGACGCTCTCCGACTGGAAGCGCGTCAAGGAAGGGCTCGGCCGCGATGCATCGCGCGTTCGTTTTGTCTTTATCTCGGTCGATCCCGATCGCGACGATCCTGTCACATTGCAACATTTCGTGTCACGCTTCGATCCGGAATTCATCGGCGCAACAGCCGATTCAGCGACACTCGCCGGAATCGAGCATTCCTTCCACGTAAATTCATCACGAGAGGAATCCACATCCGCCGGCGGCTACTCGGTGACCCATCCGTCGCAGACATTCGTGGTGGACAAGAGCGGCAATCTCCGCCTTCTATACTCTTTCGGAATGTCGACGAGCGACATGGTATCCGACATTCGTCAGCTGCTGCGCGGCGCATGA
- a CDS encoding copper chaperone PCu(A)C, whose translation MSTLAGLAACHRDAPLSATTFELHDAWVRATPDSGSTTAGYIRFVNGTADTVWVSRFSSDDAATVELHQSSDVAGEMHMAMLDSLAVAPNHSVTMRPGGYHLMLIGATHALVPGSMVRIVMHLSNGAVVSTSARVKS comes from the coding sequence ATGTCCACGCTCGCCGGACTCGCCGCATGCCATCGCGACGCACCGTTGTCGGCGACGACTTTCGAGCTTCATGACGCATGGGTCCGCGCCACGCCGGACTCAGGCTCGACGACGGCGGGTTACATCCGATTCGTCAACGGCACTGCGGATACGGTCTGGGTATCGCGCTTCTCATCCGACGACGCAGCCACGGTCGAGCTGCACCAATCGTCCGACGTCGCGGGCGAGATGCACATGGCGATGCTCGATTCACTCGCCGTCGCGCCGAATCACAGCGTAACGATGCGTCCTGGCGGCTATCATCTGATGCTGATCGGCGCAACGCACGCACTCGTACCGGGTTCGATGGTGCGAATCGTGATGCATCTCTCTAACGGCGCCGTCGTTTCCACGTCCGCGAGAGTGAAGAGCTGA
- a CDS encoding potassium transporter Kup, producing the protein MSAPAISERPPVEEPTGRRLGKLSLLALGVVFGDIGTSPLYAFRESFRAEYGLARTPDNVYGVVSLILWALILTVSIKYIVFIMRADNRGEGGILALLALILQQRDRLSKRWRVILVMTGLIGAALLYGDGVITPAITVLSAVEGLEVVTPTLSHLVVPLSVVILVLLFLVQRHGTANIGWVFGPVMLLWFGTIGVLGAYSIMQHPHILLAISPMYGVQLFLNDGRTAFLLLGAVVLAVTGTEALYADMGHFGRRSIRIAWFALVLPSLALNYFGQGAIVLENPPSVENPFFALAPHAMLYPLIALATIAAVIASQALITGAFSLTHQCVQLGYSPRFNVIHTSGEEAGQIYVPEVNNALMIGCVIMVLGFGSSAALSAAYGIAVTGTMVITTLLFTQLAQMKWNWKPWQYISFAAFFLIIDLGFAASNMVKIESGGWVPLAIAGAIFTLMTTWHSGRRITRTLLRNASLPLDALLKSLAETHVVRVPGTAVFMTADSSGAPMVLLHHLKHNKVLHEEVILLTIQVKEIPEVNDAERMTVTKLPLGFWRVVAQYGFMEAPDAQRLLASARAFGVRAQRMETTYYLGREQLLPIGSTKLARWRKKLYAFMARNSLPATAFFGLPPNRVVELGAQLEI; encoded by the coding sequence GTGTCGGCCCCGGCAATCTCGGAACGGCCACCTGTAGAAGAGCCGACCGGTCGCAGACTCGGCAAGCTTTCGCTGCTCGCACTCGGCGTCGTCTTCGGCGACATCGGTACGAGTCCGCTGTATGCGTTCCGCGAGTCGTTCCGTGCGGAATACGGGCTCGCACGGACGCCGGACAACGTTTACGGCGTGGTGTCGCTCATATTGTGGGCGCTCATCCTCACGGTGAGCATCAAGTACATCGTCTTCATCATGCGCGCCGACAATCGCGGTGAAGGCGGAATCCTTGCCCTCCTCGCGCTGATCCTGCAGCAGCGCGACCGATTATCCAAACGATGGCGCGTCATTCTCGTCATGACGGGGCTGATCGGTGCTGCCCTGCTCTACGGCGACGGCGTGATCACACCCGCGATCACCGTGCTGAGCGCCGTCGAGGGACTCGAAGTAGTCACGCCGACGCTCAGCCATCTCGTCGTCCCGCTCTCGGTAGTCATCCTCGTTCTGCTGTTCCTGGTCCAGAGACACGGGACCGCCAATATCGGATGGGTGTTTGGCCCGGTGATGCTGCTCTGGTTCGGCACGATCGGTGTGCTTGGCGCCTACTCGATCATGCAGCACCCGCACATTCTCCTCGCGATAAGTCCGATGTACGGTGTGCAGCTATTTCTGAACGACGGACGTACCGCGTTCCTCCTGCTCGGCGCGGTCGTGCTCGCTGTCACCGGGACGGAAGCGCTGTACGCCGACATGGGGCACTTTGGGCGGCGTTCGATCCGTATCGCATGGTTCGCGCTGGTGCTTCCGTCTCTGGCGCTCAACTATTTCGGCCAGGGCGCCATCGTACTGGAGAACCCGCCGAGCGTGGAAAATCCATTCTTCGCACTCGCACCGCACGCGATGCTCTATCCGCTGATCGCGCTCGCGACCATCGCCGCCGTCATCGCATCGCAGGCGCTCATCACGGGTGCGTTCTCGCTCACGCATCAGTGCGTGCAACTCGGATACAGCCCGCGTTTCAACGTCATCCACACGTCCGGCGAGGAAGCGGGTCAGATCTACGTGCCGGAAGTGAACAACGCGCTCATGATCGGTTGCGTGATCATGGTGCTGGGCTTCGGGTCGTCTGCGGCACTCAGTGCGGCGTACGGCATCGCCGTGACGGGCACGATGGTGATCACCACGCTGTTGTTCACTCAGCTCGCACAGATGAAGTGGAACTGGAAGCCTTGGCAGTACATCTCGTTTGCCGCCTTCTTCCTGATCATCGATCTCGGGTTCGCAGCTTCGAACATGGTCAAGATCGAATCGGGTGGCTGGGTACCGCTCGCCATCGCAGGCGCGATCTTCACGCTGATGACGACGTGGCATTCCGGTCGCAGGATCACGCGCACGCTGCTGCGTAACGCGAGCCTCCCGCTCGATGCGCTATTGAAGAGTCTGGCAGAGACGCACGTCGTGCGTGTCCCGGGCACAGCGGTCTTCATGACCGCCGACTCGAGCGGTGCACCGATGGTGCTGTTGCATCATCTCAAGCACAACAAGGTGCTGCACGAAGAGGTGATTCTGCTCACGATACAGGTGAAGGAGATACCTGAGGTGAACGACGCCGAGCGAATGACGGTGACCAAGCTTCCACTCGGGTTCTGGCGCGTGGTTGCACAGTACGGGTTCATGGAAGCGCCGGATGCACAACGGCTGCTTGCATCCGCTCGCGCATTCGGGGTGCGTGCGCAGCGCATGGAGACGACCTACTATCTCGGCCGCGAACAGCTGCTTCCGATTGGAAGCACGAAGCTGGCCCGATGGCGCAAGAAGCTGTATGCATTCATGGCGCGAAATTCACTGCCAGCTACGGCCTTCTTTGGCCTTCCGCCGAATCGGGTGGTGGAGCTCGGCGCGCAGCTGGAGATCTGA
- a CDS encoding DUF4173 domain-containing protein, translating to MAHAIGRSPITLIMRIGLLWTLAAIAGALGAILLFDALPGINWAIWVVAAIAGLLVYRRPDRQTLRVIATPLGFAVILAAGAAVTTTPILRVAIVAIVASLMALAVVLASEHGTALDYGPLEIITAPVRALARTVRGAISSVAETFDSIGSAHERPALRGAVIAAPVVLVLMLLFASADPVLARGRDAIYGVFSNWGDMPRIVFGLLLGLFVLGAYAATRAVRSSSASAPLLSSTGVERIGLTERRIVLAAAATVSWLFVLLQLSYLFGASPAVAGSGVTFAEYAHRGFGELTVAATIAALLIIAAHDNVRAVHDSQTRNAITWPSLALLAAVACILISAFHRIMLYEDAYGYTTTRVYVQAYMLLALAILFVLAWHVWRKFDVRALSRQIMTVALATLTFLVFWNGDEWVAQANLDRYSHTGKLDVQYLTRGLSLDAYPALVQALPGVTEPERAQLSLALAREYARRSELHGTKAWYEWNLRRERARSFVVITHPANIPPSL from the coding sequence ATGGCGCACGCAATCGGGCGGTCACCCATCACACTCATCATGCGAATCGGACTTCTCTGGACCCTCGCCGCGATCGCCGGAGCATTAGGCGCCATCCTCCTGTTCGACGCACTTCCCGGAATTAACTGGGCCATCTGGGTCGTCGCTGCGATCGCAGGCCTCCTGGTCTATCGCCGACCGGACCGGCAGACTCTTCGCGTAATCGCAACGCCACTCGGCTTTGCCGTCATTCTTGCCGCAGGGGCCGCGGTAACGACGACGCCGATCCTGCGCGTCGCTATAGTCGCCATAGTAGCGTCACTCATGGCGCTCGCAGTGGTGCTGGCGAGCGAACACGGGACTGCACTGGATTATGGCCCCCTCGAGATAATAACGGCTCCCGTTCGCGCGCTCGCGCGCACTGTACGCGGCGCGATCTCATCGGTTGCAGAAACCTTCGATTCGATCGGCTCGGCGCATGAGCGGCCTGCACTGCGTGGCGCTGTGATCGCGGCGCCGGTCGTGCTCGTGCTGATGCTGCTGTTCGCGAGCGCGGATCCCGTTCTTGCACGAGGCCGTGACGCCATTTACGGCGTGTTCAGCAACTGGGGTGACATGCCACGCATCGTGTTCGGACTGTTGCTCGGGTTGTTCGTACTGGGAGCATACGCGGCGACACGCGCGGTACGCTCGTCTTCCGCATCCGCGCCACTGCTGTCGTCGACCGGCGTCGAGCGGATTGGATTGACGGAGCGGCGCATCGTGCTCGCTGCTGCGGCGACGGTGTCGTGGTTGTTCGTGCTGTTGCAGCTCAGTTACCTCTTCGGCGCGTCACCCGCGGTCGCCGGCTCTGGCGTGACGTTCGCGGAGTACGCGCACCGCGGATTCGGTGAGCTTACAGTGGCCGCGACGATAGCCGCGCTCCTCATAATTGCAGCGCACGACAACGTGAGAGCCGTGCACGATAGTCAGACGCGGAACGCGATCACATGGCCCTCACTGGCACTCCTCGCAGCCGTCGCCTGCATCCTTATCTCTGCGTTCCATCGCATCATGCTCTACGAGGACGCGTACGGCTACACCACGACGCGCGTGTACGTGCAGGCGTACATGCTGCTGGCACTCGCGATTCTGTTCGTCCTGGCGTGGCACGTGTGGCGCAAGTTCGACGTGCGCGCACTTTCGCGGCAGATAATGACGGTCGCGCTCGCGACATTGACATTTCTCGTCTTCTGGAATGGTGACGAGTGGGTTGCCCAGGCGAACCTCGATCGGTATTCACATACCGGCAAGCTCGACGTTCAATACCTCACTCGCGGTCTTTCACTGGATGCGTATCCCGCTCTGGTCCAGGCGCTTCCGGGCGTGACGGAGCCTGAGCGCGCGCAGCTTTCGCTGGCCCTCGCGCGGGAATATGCGCGCAGATCCGAGCTGCACGGCACGAAAGCCTGGTACGAGTGGAATCTGCGACGGGAGAGAGCACGCAGCTTCGTCGTGATCACCCATCCCGCGAATATTCCGCCGTCGTTATAG
- a CDS encoding chlorite dismutase family protein — protein sequence MPDQIAEQPPETLEGWYVLHQIYRIDRERNTPAGTAESDVFGPTKERGQGWSEAVALIGSTSDVMFIHCRPTLDAIGDVQRELARQPWMRRLVPTYSFLSVTEAGLYHMTARIADEAIARGGTVGDADYVAAVKAKAETERTNPYVQRRLHPQRPDTMPYVSFYPMSKRRDVGQNWYSLPIAERSRLMHEHGLSGRRYAGRVQQVITGAIGFDAWEWGVTLFAGDPLDFKKIVSDMRFDVASAEYAEFGPFYVGKVGALAEVLGG from the coding sequence ATGCCAGACCAGATAGCCGAACAGCCACCCGAAACACTCGAGGGGTGGTACGTTCTGCACCAGATATATCGAATCGACCGGGAGCGGAACACGCCCGCCGGCACCGCAGAGAGCGACGTCTTCGGACCCACGAAGGAACGGGGCCAGGGATGGAGCGAAGCGGTTGCGCTCATCGGCTCGACGTCGGATGTGATGTTCATCCACTGCCGGCCGACGCTCGACGCGATCGGCGATGTCCAGCGCGAGCTGGCTCGGCAACCGTGGATGCGCCGGCTTGTCCCGACCTACTCATTCTTGAGTGTCACGGAGGCCGGTCTCTACCACATGACGGCCAGGATCGCCGACGAGGCGATCGCGCGCGGCGGAACGGTTGGTGATGCCGACTACGTTGCCGCAGTCAAGGCAAAGGCGGAAACCGAGCGAACCAACCCGTATGTCCAGCGGCGGCTCCATCCGCAGCGTCCCGATACGATGCCGTACGTGTCGTTCTATCCGATGTCCAAGCGCAGAGACGTCGGTCAGAACTGGTATTCGCTCCCGATCGCGGAGCGAAGCCGGTTGATGCACGAGCACGGACTGAGCGGACGGCGTTACGCCGGTCGCGTGCAGCAAGTCATCACCGGAGCGATCGGGTTCGACGCGTGGGAGTGGGGAGTGACGCTGTTTGCCGGCGATCCGCTCGACTTCAAGAAGATCGTATCGGACATGCGCTTCGACGTCGCGAGTGCGGAGTACGCGGAGTTCGGGCCGTTCTATGTAGGCAAGGTCGGCGCGCTCGCCGAGGTGCTGGGCGGATAA
- a CDS encoding MBOAT family O-acyltransferase — MIFNSNVFLFAFLPVVFGLFWLSKGKQQRYVLLAIAGYVFYGYWDWRFCILLAFSSIVSFVTGLAIDGTESRSRKRAWLIGAVSVDLTLLGFFKYYNFVAANLGIALDWLNVRAQPAALHIVLPIGISFYTFHTISYVVDVANGRVKATRNIAEYFTYVSLFSQLVAGPIVRYRQIEADLEQIDGPPRSDWIAIGIGFFVVGLIKKVIIADHIGAGIDPLLASYANGSIHALTFGEAWIAALGYTCQLYFDFSGYSDMAVGLGYLFSLRIPQNFDAPYRSLGIQDFWRRWHISLSMWLRDYLYIGLGGNRKGKRRTYVNVMIVMLLGGLWHGAGWTFVIWGGYHGVLLIIDRWFHPVFKRYPPIVYRAQTFALVVIGWVFFRATSLRMAAGWLRSMLAVGLSRDVSLPATPMVLGWIGVALLAIAFLPETWNFKFGTTRRWAGVYAAGFLVAYLFMNGTNSPFLYYQF; from the coding sequence ATGATCTTCAATTCAAACGTATTCCTGTTCGCGTTCCTGCCAGTCGTCTTCGGGCTGTTCTGGCTCTCGAAAGGGAAACAACAGCGCTACGTCCTGCTCGCGATCGCCGGCTACGTCTTCTACGGCTACTGGGACTGGCGCTTCTGCATCCTGCTCGCCTTCTCGAGCATCGTGAGCTTCGTCACCGGACTTGCAATCGATGGTACTGAATCGCGAAGCCGCAAACGCGCCTGGCTGATCGGTGCGGTGAGCGTCGATCTCACACTCCTCGGCTTCTTCAAATATTACAATTTCGTCGCCGCGAATCTTGGAATCGCGCTCGACTGGCTAAACGTACGCGCGCAACCGGCTGCGCTGCACATCGTCCTTCCAATCGGAATCAGCTTCTACACGTTCCACACGATCTCGTACGTCGTCGACGTCGCGAACGGACGCGTCAAGGCGACACGCAACATCGCGGAGTATTTCACCTACGTCAGTCTGTTCTCGCAGCTCGTCGCGGGACCGATCGTCCGCTATCGCCAGATCGAGGCTGACCTCGAACAGATCGACGGACCGCCGCGCAGCGACTGGATCGCGATCGGAATCGGGTTCTTCGTCGTTGGACTGATCAAGAAGGTGATCATCGCCGATCACATCGGCGCCGGCATCGATCCCCTGCTCGCGTCCTACGCGAATGGCTCGATCCACGCACTCACGTTCGGCGAGGCGTGGATCGCGGCCCTGGGCTACACCTGCCAGCTGTATTTCGATTTCAGCGGATATTCCGACATGGCCGTGGGACTCGGCTATCTGTTCTCACTCAGGATTCCGCAGAACTTCGACGCACCGTACCGCTCGCTCGGCATTCAGGATTTCTGGAGACGATGGCACATCAGTCTCTCCATGTGGTTGCGCGATTACCTGTACATCGGACTCGGGGGCAATCGCAAGGGCAAGCGACGCACCTATGTCAATGTGATGATCGTCATGCTGCTCGGCGGACTCTGGCACGGAGCAGGCTGGACGTTTGTGATATGGGGCGGATACCACGGTGTGTTGCTCATCATCGACCGGTGGTTCCATCCCGTGTTCAAGCGATATCCGCCGATCGTCTATCGCGCCCAGACCTTCGCGCTAGTGGTCATCGGATGGGTGTTCTTCCGCGCAACGTCGTTGCGCATGGCCGCAGGCTGGCTCAGGAGCATGTTGGCCGTGGGACTGTCGCGTGACGTCTCGCTGCCTGCCACGCCGATGGTTCTCGGATGGATCGGCGTCGCGTTGCTTGCGATCGCGTTCCTGCCCGAGACGTGGAACTTCAAATTCGGAACTACACGACGATGGGCCGGCGTCTACGCCGCCGGCTTTCTCGTCGCGTACCTATTCATGAATGGCACGAACTCGCCATTCCTCTACTATCAGTTCTAA